From Triticum urartu cultivar G1812 chromosome 2, Tu2.1, whole genome shotgun sequence, a single genomic window includes:
- the LOC125534854 gene encoding uncharacterized protein LOC125534854, with protein sequence MVSWKDGETSSEDSVSPLFNSHEEETYIPQTIVDPEWCGIVAGGPMCCHNLHVHRAVVFQGINTGRRFYGCANQEGDNCGLVQWIDPEWPEPMKNALRKLWDMYEQSNKENDAKEKLIVKLGEEKKLIQEKHHNHIKETSNFFSTIHKNVMRENYQKIMQDGDVENVVLQAQEEKAKLEKDNIELRTSLQVIKQSNDELVSNWKKHVADEGLQQIEQMKKEKKKLEYIIADLLKDGEANKVKLRKIKELCDE encoded by the exons ATGGTGTCCTGGAAGGACGGCGAAACTAGTAGCGAAGATTCTGTGTCCCCCCTCTTCAACTCGCACGAGGAGGAGACCTAT ATCCCACAGACCATTGTTGACCCGGAGTGGTGCGGTATTGTTGCCGGAGGACCGATGTGCTGTCACAACCTTCATGTTCATAGGGCTGTTGTGTTTCAAGGAATCAACACTGGCCGTAGGTTTTATGGATGCGCTAATCAG GAAGGAGACAATTGTGGTCTGGTTCAATGGATTGACCCAGAATGGCCAGAACCCATGAAAAATGCACTACGCAAACTTTGGGACATGTATGAGCAGAGTAACAAAGAGAATGATGCTAAAGAAAAGCTCATAGTCAAGCTTGGAGAAGAGAAGAAGCTAATCCAAGAGAAGCACCACAACCACATCAAAGAAACAAGCAATTTTTTTTCAACAATTCACAAGAATGTGATGAGGGAGAACTATCAGAAGATTATGCAGGATGGTGATGTAGAGAATGTTGTACTTCAAGCCCAGGAAGAGAAGGCTAAGCTTGAGAAAGACAATATTGAGCTGAGGACATCACTACAAGTCATTAAGCAGAGCAATGATGAACTTGTTAGCAATTGGAAGAAACATGTAGCAGATGAAGGTCTTCAACAGATTGAACAGATGAAGAAGGAGAAGAAAAAGTTAGAGTATATCATAGCTGATTTGCTGAAGGATGGGGAGGCAAACAAGGTTAAGTTGAGGAAAATCAAAGAACTCTGTGATGAGTGA
- the LOC125535384 gene encoding probable LRR receptor-like serine/threonine-protein kinase At3g47570, whose amino-acid sequence MNSLAGPIPHFRKVTALKFLLLTDNLLSGSIPPSIGNASSLTSILLGQNKLSGSIPETLGHITKLIELDLGFNSLSGIVPLPLYNVTSLKYFSVVSNALVGQMPSHIGYSLPNLQFLIMGSNRLEGLIPASLTNMLNLQTLDLSNNSLHGYVPSLGSLANLRRLDLGRNLLEAHDSWSFLTSLANCTQLIKLSLEGNALNGSLPISIVNLSKRLQDLSLGSNQISGSIPVEITNLVNLTSLRMESNFLSGSIPSTIGKLRNLYILNLSKNKLLGHIPPSVGDIAQLGKLYLDNNNLSGNIPGSLGQCKGLLELNLSRNNLGGSVPSELFANPPLSLVLDFSHNSLTGELPLVVGTHGSGNGPVSLHMEGNKFHGQIPKRWYLLVSTQQINLSDNDLSGAVPEFFEQLHMLKQLDLSYNNLEGSVPTSGIFENSAAVVLDGNKGLCSNSSGRELPLCPHISASATKTKHQLSLLAISLLIVLPPFTIGSLVLLWFLLTLWKKGLFSFSRWDLVSKMFPNRREVHTAPFHDEKKLKRVSYQDILKATNWFSSVHTISSTCTGSVYVGRFKSDRSLVAIKVFNLSEPGGYDSYLIECEVLRSIRHRNIMRPVTVCSTLDSQNNEFKALIFEFMVNGSLERWLHSEQNNGILDKVLSFGQRISIATDVASALDYVHNQLTPPLIHCDLKPNNVLVDDDMTARLSDFGSAQFLSRGLAIPKSMDDVGGTIGYMAPEYGMGCGVSVGGDVYSFGVLLLELLTGKRPTDDMFVDGLSLCKFCESMLPDRVAEILDPRMAHEEHQGSIEAWMQRYVVPSVALGLSCTMESPKDRPGMKDVYAELSAIRASFLERHDD is encoded by the exons ATGAATTCTTTAGCTGGTCCCATCCCACATTTCCGTAAGGTCACAGCACTCAAATTTCTTCTCCTGACAGACAACTTGCTCTCTGGAAGCATACCTCCATCAATAGGCAATGCTTCTTCCCTCACCTCTATATTGCTCGGCCAAAATAAGTTATCAGGATCAATTCCAGAGACTTTAGGTCACATTACAAAACTCATTGAGCTTGACCTAGGTTTCAACAGTCTATCAGGGATTGTCCCGTTGCCTCTTTACAACGTGACATCACTCAAATATTTTAGTGTGGTCAGCAATGCCCTTGTTGGACAGATGCCATCCCACATTGGTTACTCGCTACCAAACCTCCAGTTCCTTATCATGGGAAGCAACAGGCTGGAGGGCCTGATCCCTGCTTCACTAACCAACATGTTAAATCTTCAAACACTTGACCTTTCAAACAACTCGCTACATGGCTATGTTCCTTCTCTTGGTTCGTTGGCAAACTTGCGCCGGTTAGATTTAGGAAGGAACTTGCTAGAAGCACATGACAGCTGGTCATTTCTTACATCTCTAGCAAATTGCACCCAGCTGATAAAATTGTCGTTGGAAGGGAATGCTCTAAATGGCAGCCTGCCTATATCAATTGTTAACCTTTCCAAGAGGCTACAAGATTTATCGCTTGGGTCAAACCAAATTTCGGGCTCCATACCTGTTGAGATTACCAATCTTGTTAATCTCACTTCGCTTAGGATGGAAAGCAATTTTCTTTCTGGAAGCATACCTTCTACCATCGGGAAGCTACGAAACTTATATATCCTAAATCTATCAAAGAACAAATTATTAGGTCATATCCCTCCCTCAGTTGGTGACATCGCCCAACTTGGCAAGCTTTATCTTGACAATAACAACTTGAGTGGAAACATACCTGGTAGTTTAGGTCAGTGCAAGGGACTTCTTGAACTGAACTTGTCTCGGAACAATCTTGGCGGGTCAGTACCATCCGAACTGTTTGCTAATCCTCCACTCTCCTTGGTTCTGGACTTCTCACACAACAGTCTCACAGGGGAACTACCATTGGTAGTTGGTACACATGGCAGTGGTAATGGTCCAGTATCCCTTCACATGGAAGGAAACAAGTTTCATGGACAAATTCCAAAAAGATGGTATCTACTAGTATCAACCCAACAGATTAATCTGTCTGATAATGACTTATCCGGTGCCGTGCCTGAATTCTTTGAGCAACTTCATATGCTGAAGCAACTTGATCTGTCTTACAATAACTTGGAAGGGTCTGTTCCTACAAGTGGGATCTTTGAGAATTCTGCTGCAGTAGTTTTGGATGGCAACAAGGGACTCTGTTCAAATTCCTCTGGGCGAGAATTACCACTTTGTCCTCACATCTCAGCATCAGCGACTAAAACAAAGCACCAACTGTCCTTGCTGGCGATCTCACTGCTAATTGTACTACCACCATTTACTATTGGTTCCCTAGTGTTGTTATGGTTTCTGCTCACTCTTTGGAAGAAAGGGCTGTTTTCATTTTCGCGATGGGATCTTGTGTCCAAGATGTTTCCTAATAGAAGAGAAGTGCATACAGCCCCGTTCCATGATGAGAAGAAGCTGAAGAGAGTGTCATACCAGGACATTCTTAAAGCTACCAACTGGTTTTCTTCGGTCCATACTATCAGCTCAACCTGCACTGGTTCAGTTTATGTTGGTAGGTTCAAGTCTGACAGGAGCCTAGTTGCCATCAAAGTATTCAACTTGAGTGAACCTGGTGGATATGATAGTTACCTTATTGAGTGTGAAGTGCTGCGAAGCATCCGCCATAGGAATATAATGCGACCTGTGACTGTATGCTCAACATTGGATTCGCAAAACAATGAGTTCAAAGCACTAATCTTTGAGTTCATGGTTAATGGCAGCCTGGAGAGATGGTTGCATTCTGAGCAAAACAATGGAATCCTAGACAAAGTGCTAAGCTTTGGCCAGAGGATAAGCATAGCAACAGATGTGGCTTCTGCTCTTGATTATGTCCACAACCAACTGACGCCTCCTTTGATCCATTGTGATTTGAAGCCAAACAATGTCCTTGTGGATGATGACATGACTGCACGGCTCAGTGACTTTGGCTCAGCACAGTTCCTATCACGAGGTCTGGCTATTCCTAAAAGCATGGATGATGTTGGAGGAACCATTGGGTACATGGCACCCG AGTATGGGATGGGTTGCGGGGTCTCCGTAGGAGGCGACGTGTATAGTTTCGGAGTGCTTCTGCTGGAGTTGCTTACCGGAAAACGACCTACCGATGATATGTTCGTGGATGGACTCAGCCTTTGTAAGTTCTGTGAATCCATGCTCCCAGACAGAGTTGCAGAGATTCTAGATCCTCGTATGGCGCACGAGGAACATCAAGGAAGCATAGAAGCATGGATGCAGAGATATGTCGTCCCGTCGGTTGCTCTTGGGCTGTCGTGCACCATGGAATCTCCCAAGGACAGGCCTGGAATGAAAGATGTTTATGCGGAACTTTCTGCTATTAGAGCCTCTTTTCTGGAACGCCACGATGATTGA
- the LOC125535383 gene encoding probable LRR receptor-like serine/threonine-protein kinase At3g47570, which translates to MDQSLQTISFWVLVTFSCRFPSTCCSIAAMLVSDGGYKQVNTKSTLRDTYREGMSTRCTALDMAPAGTLRSLSPHAILILFTHLLIFMSSTTVAKSISNGSEVDLQALLSFKESITNDPRQVLLSSWNHSISFCSWRGVTCGINLPTRVISLNLNSAQLSGQLSPWIANLTSLERIDLSENRFSGSIPEELGTLRQLQFMILSVNSLEGIIPRSLGTSRSLIHVNLTENHLVGTIPDFHRLPALQTLILSENFLVGTIPRSLGTSRSLKIVDLSFNILTGNIPEFHKMSTLEFLDLSKNNLSGSIPSSLGNVSSLIEIRLDTNRLSGWIPETFGLIQNLSMLSLDYNYLSGHLSAKLCNISSLIYLSLAENNLIGRVPSCIGDTLQNLEMLSMSGNRFEGLIPSSLANASNLQVIDLGYNLLNGRIPSLGSLADLRVLKLGSNFLQAEGWEFLASLTNCAQLEMLEMSGNVLNGSIPRSVGNLSKSLTRLNLGRNQIVGTIPVEIFNLRNLQMLAMGQNLLSGIIPSVIGDLGELIILTLSGNRISGQIPSTIGNLSRLNKLSLDSNDLSGNIPATLGYCEQLDMLKLSFNRLEGPIPSELINSTTLIGLDLSNNHLTGSIPLQIGALLQLLQLDISFNRLSGQVPLSLGQCVQLSSLRFRSNMLYGIIPLSFSNLKSIEQIDLSLNSLAGQIPVFFANMGYLQQLDLSMNYFKGPIPTGGIFQNHSAVNLAGNEELCAIATTTTLYQFPVCTTISPVGSKKNALLLVKVIPPIAVALISLTCFLVNLLKRRQAEAAPCYKETMKKISYGDIVKATNWLSPVSKICSSRAASIYIGRFEFDTDLVAIKLFHLQENGARDSFVTECEVLRNTRHRNLVKAVTVCSTVDLENNEFKAIVFDFMANGSLDMWVHPKLHHTSPKRVLSLGQRLRIAMDVALALDYMHNQLTPPLIHCDLKPGNVLLDYDMTARVGDFGSARFLSSVPGSPEDLVGVEGTIGYIAPEYCMGYKVSAGCDVYGFGVLLLEMLTGRRPTDAMFTDGLSLHKLVSSAFPGRLGEVLDPHLSHEQQLACDRVFMRRYMVHLVEVALLCSMESPKDRPGMGEVCARILSIKEAFFELC; encoded by the exons ATGGACCAGTCTTTGCAGACCATCTCTTTCTGGGTCTTGGTCACCTTTTCCTGTCGATTCCCATCCACATGTTGTTCTATCGCTGCGATGTTGGTCTCTGATGGAGGTTACAAGCAAGTCAACACCAAGTCTACTCTGAGGGACACATATAGAGAAGGAATGAGCACGAGATGCACTGCATTAGACATGGCACCTGCAGGAACTCTCCGCTCTCTTTCCCCACATGCCATCCTCATTCTCTTCACCCACCTTCTCATCTTCATGTCGTCCACCACCGTCGCAAAATCCATCAGCAACGGGTCCGAGGTCGACCTGCAGGCCCTCCTCTCCTTCAAGGAGAGCATCACCAATGATCCGCGCCAGGTACTACTGTCGTCTTGGAACCACTCGATCAGCTTCTGCAGCTGGAGAGGTGTTACCTGCGGTATTAATCTTCCAACTCGTGTGATCTCCCTGAACTTAAACTCTGCGCAGCTCAGTGGTCAGTTATCTCCTTGGATAGCTAACCTTACTTCACTAGAACGGATAGACCTTTCAGAAAATCGCTTTTCTGGAAGCATTCCAGAGGAGTTAGGCACACTTCGACAGCTACAGTTTATGATCCTTTCAGTGAACAGCCTTGAAGGTATCATTCCTAGATCCCTAGGCACCAGTAGATCTCTCATACATGTCAATCTCACAGAAAACCATCTTGTCGGTACTATCCCAGATTTCCATAGGTTGCCAGCCCTCCAAACTTTGATACTGTCAGAAAACTTCCTTGTAGGTACCATTCCTAGATCTTTAGGAACTAGTAGATCTCTTAAAATTGTCGATCTCTCATTTAACATCCTCACTGGCAATATTCCAGAGTTCCATAAGATGTCAACCCTTGAATTTCTTGATCTTTCAAAAAACAACCTTTCTGGAAGCATACCTTCATCACTGGGAAATGTTTCTTCTCTCATAGAGATAAGGCTTGACACAAACAGGTTGTCAGGATGGATTCCAGAAACTTTTGGCCTTATCCAGAACCTTAGTATGCTGAGTTTAGATTACAACTACCTGTCGGGGCATCTCTCGGCCAAACTCTGTAACATCTCATCACTCATTTACCTTTCTTTGGCTGAGAATAACCTAATTGGACGAGTACCATCTTGCATTGGAGACACATTACAGAACCTTGAAATGTTGTCCATGTCAGGTAACAGATTCGAGGGATTAATTCCATCATCACTAGCAAATGCATCGAACCTCCAGGTGATTGATCTTGGATACAACTTACTAAATGGGCGGATCCCATCTCTAGGATCTTTAGCTGACTTACGTGTTCTAAAATTAGGAAGTAACTTCCTACAAGCTGAAGGTTGGGAATTCCTTGCCTCTCTGACAAACTGTGCACAACTAGAAATGTTGGAAATGAGTGGGAATGTCCTGAATGGAAGTATCCCTAGGTCTGTTGGGAATCTTTCTAAAAGTTTAACACGTTTAAACCTTGGAAGGAATCAAATTGTAGGCACAATACCAGTTGAGATTTTTAACCTTCGAAATCTCCAAATGCTTGCCATGGGACAAAACTTGCTTTCCGGGATTATTCCCTCTGTTATTGGGGATCTAGGAGAGCTAATCATCCTAACCCTATCAGGAAACAGAATTTCTGGCCAGATCCCATCTACAATAGGTAATCTTTCTCGGCTGAACAAGCTTTCTCTAGATAGCAATGACTTGAGTGGGAACATCCCAGCAACTTTAGGATATTGCGAGCAACTGGATATGCTAAAACTATCTTTTAACAGACTTGAGGGACCAATACCAAGTGAACTCATCAATAGCACTACCCTCATAGGTTTGGATTTGTCAAACAACCACCTTACAGGATCAATACCGCTACAAATTGGTGCTTTGCTTCAACTTCTCCAACTCGATATTTCCTTCAACAGATTGTCTGGTCAAGTTCCACTTTCACTTGGCCAATGTGTCCAACTATCTTCTCTCAGATTCAGAAGTAACATGCTTTATGGAATCATACCTCTATCTTTTAGCAATCTGAAGTCCATCGAACAGATCGATCTTTCCCTAAACTCCCTCGCGGGACAAATTCCAGTGTTCTTTGCAAACATGGGTTATTTGCAGCAACTTGATCTGTCTATGAACTACTTTAAAGGGCCGATTCCAACTGGTGGCATCTTTCAGAACCATAGTGCAGTAAACTTGGCTGGCAATGAAGAGCTTTGTGCAATTGCAACCACCACCACCTTATATCAGTTCCCAGTTTGTACCACAATATCACCTGTTGGGAGCAAGAAGAATGCACTTTTATTGGTAAAAGTGATTCCTCCAATTGCTGTTGCCTTGATCTCCCTTACATGCTTTTTGGTCAATCTTCTGAAGAGAAGGCAAGCAGAAGCAGCTCCATGCTACAAGGAAACAATGAAGAAGATTTCTTATGGTGACATCGTTAAAGCAACCAACTGGCTTTCTCCGGTTAGTAAGATCTGCTCAAGTCGCGCCGCTTCGATCTACATTGGAAGGTTTGAGTTTGACACGGACCTGGTCGCCATCAAGTTATTCCATCTCCAGGAGAATGGTGCGCGCGACAGCTTCGTTACCGAGTGCGAGGTGTTGCGAAACACCCGCCATCGTAATCTTGTCAAAGCTGTTACCGTATGTTCGACAGTGGACCTAGAGAACAATGAATTCAAAGCTATAGTTTTCGACTTCATGGCCAACGGAAGCCTGGACATGTGGGTGCACCCGAAGCTGCACCACACTAGCCCCAAGAGAGTACTGAGCTTGGGCCAGAGGTTAAGAATAGCAATGGACGTCGCGTTGGCTCTGGATTATATGCACAACCAGTTGACACCTCCTCTAATCCACTGCGATTTGAAGCCAGGCAATGTTCTTTTGGACTACGACATGACCGCGAGAGTTGGTGATTTTGGGTCAGCGAGATTTCTCTCTTCAGTTCCTGGTAGTCCAGAAGATTTGGTTGGTGTGGAAGGAACGATTGGATACATCGCACCCG AGTATTGCATGGGATACAAAGTCTCAGCAGGATGCGACGTCTACGGTTTCGGGGTCTTGCTTCTGGAAATGCTCACCGGTAGGCGACCAACTGATGCGATGTTCACTGATGGCCTGAGCCTGCACAAGCTTGTGAGCTCCGCCTTTCCAGGTAGACTTGGAGAGGTTTTAGATCCCCATTTGTCCCACGAGCAGCAGCTTGCGTGTGACAGAGTGTTTATGCGGAGATATATGGTACACTTGGTTGAAGTTGCCCTCCTGTGTTCCATGGAATCGCCTAAAGATCGACCGGGAATGGGAGAAGTTTGTGCCAGAATTTTGTCTATCAAAGAGGCATTCTTTGAGCTCTGCTGA
- the LOC125535386 gene encoding uncharacterized protein LOC125535386 — protein sequence MSGSAFNAFKSRVPVAWSPKLYITLVRGLPGTRKLHRRTLEAMRLRRCHRTVEHRTTPSLLGMLTQVKRLVVVETEEMYNARKQADEQRRALRPPLVVSHAPTPKPAAAPEGAGQ from the coding sequence ATGAGCGGGAGCGCGTTCAACGCCTTCAAGTCGCGGGTGCCGGTGGCGTGGAGCCCGAAGCTGTACATCACGCTGGTGCGCGGGCTGCCCGGGACGCGGAAGCTCCACCGCCGCACCCTCGAGGCCATGCGCCTCCGCCGCTGCCACCGCACCGTCGAGCACCGCACCACGCCCTCCCTCCTCGGCATGCTCACCCAGGTCAAGCGCCTCGTCGTCGTCGAGACCGAGGAGATGTACAACGCGCGGAAGCAGGCCGACGAGCAGCGCCGCGCGCTCAGGCCCCCGCTCGTCGTCTCGCACGCCCCGACGCCCAAGCCGGCCGCCGCGCCGGAGGGCGCAGGCCAGTAG